A window from Bosea sp. ANAM02 encodes these proteins:
- a CDS encoding FixH family protein — translation MTFITNLRALATALPLAAVSLPALADIKDYEFRLVQSEIKQGNGVVVAVQLVDKRSGKPIPDAVIFAKRIDMAPDGMEMMASPIEAMPSTEPGTYRFKTNLTMAGGWRLSLGAKVQGESGTLENKLILKALP, via the coding sequence ATGACCTTCATCACCAATTTGCGGGCGCTCGCCACGGCGCTTCCGCTCGCGGCCGTCTCCCTTCCGGCGCTCGCGGACATCAAGGACTATGAGTTCCGGCTCGTGCAGAGCGAGATCAAGCAGGGCAACGGCGTCGTCGTCGCCGTCCAGCTCGTCGACAAGCGTTCGGGCAAGCCGATTCCCGACGCGGTGATCTTCGCCAAGCGCATCGACATGGCGCCCGACGGCATGGAGATGATGGCATCCCCGATCGAGGCGATGCCGTCGACCGAGCCGGGGACCTACCGCTTCAAGACCAATCTCACCATGGCCGGAGGCTGGCGCCTGTCGCTCGGCGCCAAGGTCCAGGGCGAGAGCGGCACGCTCGAAAACAAGCTGATCCTCAAGGCCCTGCCATGA
- a CDS encoding efflux RND transporter periplasmic adaptor subunit has product MKRIALAGLALAAVLAAGGAGYWAGQRGLVVGWRGWLGIEGSFAANEPVGTGPVIYYQDPDRKPVYSAEPRQTKDGRPFAAVRASQDVSFEEKPPAEERSAQAGEKRILYYRNPMGLPDTSPVPKKDSMGMDYLPVYEGEGNEDGVIKLSPGRIQRSGVRSEPVRRQSIAQTIRVPGVVQLDERRISVVTIRADAFVQEVAPITTGDRVSKGTRLARIYSPEISTAGAQFITELNAAARGVPEGGARQRLENLGVPPEVIAEIEHSRKVPLTINWSAPRDGIVLERSVSDGMKIAAGGSLFRLADISTIWVLADVPERQLAAVGIGAPATVRLRGRPGSPFEGRVSLIYPEIAEATRTAKVRIEIANRDGILLPNMYADVEIGSGDAAPELAVPDSAVIDSGTRRIVILDRGEGRFEPRDVKLGRHGEGMVAITDGVAEGDRVVISANFLIDAESNLKAALSGFVQPEAKP; this is encoded by the coding sequence ATGAAACGCATCGCCCTCGCGGGCCTCGCTCTCGCCGCCGTTCTGGCGGCGGGAGGTGCGGGCTATTGGGCCGGGCAACGCGGCCTTGTGGTCGGCTGGCGTGGTTGGCTTGGCATAGAAGGTTCGTTCGCCGCGAACGAGCCCGTCGGAACCGGTCCGGTGATCTACTATCAGGATCCGGACCGGAAGCCGGTCTATTCTGCCGAACCGCGCCAGACCAAGGACGGCAGGCCCTTCGCGGCCGTCCGCGCCAGTCAGGACGTCAGCTTCGAGGAAAAGCCCCCGGCCGAGGAGCGGTCGGCGCAGGCCGGCGAGAAGCGCATCCTCTACTACCGCAATCCGATGGGCCTCCCGGATACGTCGCCCGTGCCGAAGAAGGACTCGATGGGGATGGACTATCTCCCCGTCTACGAAGGCGAGGGAAACGAGGACGGGGTCATCAAGCTCTCGCCCGGGCGCATCCAGCGCAGCGGCGTACGCTCCGAACCAGTCCGGCGTCAGAGCATTGCCCAAACCATTCGGGTTCCGGGTGTGGTGCAGCTCGACGAGCGACGGATTTCCGTCGTGACGATACGAGCGGACGCCTTCGTCCAGGAGGTCGCACCGATCACGACCGGCGACCGCGTCTCGAAGGGAACGCGGCTCGCCCGGATCTACTCTCCCGAGATCAGTACGGCCGGTGCGCAGTTCATCACCGAACTCAATGCCGCCGCGCGCGGCGTACCCGAAGGCGGCGCGCGACAGCGTCTCGAAAACCTCGGCGTTCCCCCGGAGGTCATTGCCGAGATCGAACACAGCCGGAAGGTGCCGCTGACGATCAACTGGTCGGCCCCGCGCGATGGCATCGTGCTCGAACGTTCCGTCAGCGATGGCATGAAGATAGCTGCCGGCGGCAGCCTGTTCCGGCTCGCCGACATCTCGACGATCTGGGTTCTGGCCGATGTTCCGGAACGCCAACTGGCTGCCGTCGGCATCGGCGCACCAGCCACTGTGCGACTGCGCGGCCGTCCCGGGAGCCCGTTCGAGGGCCGCGTCAGCCTGATCTACCCGGAAATCGCCGAGGCAACCCGCACGGCAAAGGTCCGCATCGAAATCGCCAACCGCGACGGCATCTTGTTGCCGAACATGTATGCCGACGTCGAGATCGGCTCCGGTGATGCAGCTCCGGAGCTCGCGGTCCCCGATAGCGCCGTGATCGACAGCGGGACACGCCGCATCGTCATCCTCGATCGCGGCGAAGGTCGCTTCGAGCCGCGCGACGTGAAGCTTGGCCGCCACGGCGAGGGGATGGTCGCGATCACCGACGGCGTCGCAGAGGGCGATCGCGTCGTCATCTCCGCCAACTTCCTGATCGATGCCGAGAGCAACCTCAAGGCCGCCCTGAGTGGCTTCGTGCAGCCGGAGGCCAAGCCATGA
- a CDS encoding CusA/CzcA family heavy metal efflux RND transporter: protein MIARLIAWSARNLVLVFVAAAFAVAAGAYALKTLPLDAIPDLSDVQVIVYTEYPGQAPQVIEDQVTYPLTTSMLTVPKARVVRGFSFFGVSFVYVIFEDGTDPYWARSRVLEYLNAAARRLPTGVSPTLGPDATGVGWVYQYAVMAKDMTLAELRSLQDWVVRFAASRAEGVAEVASVGGFVKQYAIVVDPVRLRAQGVSLATLREAVRSSNMDVGGRTVELSEFEFMVRGRGYLKSVADIENIVLKSDRGVPLRLSDVARVELGPDERRGITELNGEGEVASGIILQRFGANALAVIEHAKARLAEVAANLPGGAEIVPVYDRSGLIERAIETLKGTLIEESIIVALVCIVFLLHLRSALVAIIMLPVGILMAFAAMKALGLGSNIMSLGGIAIAVGAMIDAAIVMIENAHKHLERAPPDKPRVDILIEAASEVGPALFFSLLVITVSFLPIFTLEAEEGRLFGPLAYTKTFAMAAAALLSVTLVPALMVIFVRGRIIPEAKNPINRMLIALYRPLIRGVLKAKTLTILVAVAVLGLSLWPARQLGSEFMPTLDEGTLMYMPTTLPGISVTKAAELLQTQNRIIRSFPEVASVYGKAGRAQTATDPAPTEMFETIINLKSRAEWREGVTLDSLKAEMDKALQFPGVSNAWTQPIRARIDMLATGIRTPIGVKVFGTDLVQMEAISRQIETVLKAVPGTSSAYAERVIGGYFLDIVPDRIALGRYGLSVGDVQSAVVMAMGGETVTTTVEGRERYGVAIRYPRDLRSDPQAIAREVQVSTPSGASVPLGEVASIDRKRGATSIRTENGELAVYIFVDTVGRDLGGYVRDAQNAIAQSVKLPTGYRIAWSGQFEYLERAEARLKLVVPVTLAIIFLLLYLNFRKLTETFIVMLSLPFALVGGIWLLWWLSFNMSVAVAVGFIALAGVAAETGVIMLIYLDHALGEVRARCEAEGRVFTRADLHEAIMLGAVERVRPKIMTVVAIMAGLLPILWNTGTGSEVMQRIAVPMIGGMVSSTVLTLLVIPAIYGLVKGWRLLSAEEIESVAAQPYAGAAASCHR from the coding sequence ATGATCGCCCGCCTGATCGCCTGGTCGGCGCGCAACCTGGTGCTCGTCTTCGTCGCCGCGGCCTTCGCCGTGGCGGCCGGGGCTTATGCACTCAAGACCCTGCCGCTCGACGCCATCCCCGACCTCTCCGACGTCCAGGTCATCGTCTACACCGAATATCCCGGGCAGGCGCCTCAGGTGATCGAGGACCAGGTCACCTATCCGCTGACGACCTCTATGCTCACCGTGCCGAAGGCACGCGTCGTGCGTGGCTTCTCGTTCTTCGGCGTCTCCTTCGTCTACGTGATTTTCGAGGACGGCACCGATCCCTATTGGGCGCGTTCGCGTGTGCTCGAATATCTCAATGCCGCGGCGCGGCGCCTCCCAACGGGTGTCTCGCCGACGCTAGGCCCTGACGCCACCGGCGTCGGCTGGGTCTACCAGTATGCGGTCATGGCCAAGGACATGACCTTGGCCGAGTTGCGCTCCTTGCAGGATTGGGTGGTGCGCTTTGCCGCCTCGCGCGCCGAGGGCGTGGCCGAAGTCGCCAGCGTCGGCGGCTTCGTCAAGCAATACGCCATCGTGGTTGACCCCGTGCGGCTGCGTGCCCAGGGTGTCTCGCTCGCGACGCTGCGCGAGGCCGTGCGCAGCAGCAACATGGATGTCGGTGGACGCACGGTCGAGCTCAGCGAGTTCGAGTTCATGGTCCGCGGCCGCGGCTACCTGAAGTCGGTCGCGGATATCGAGAACATCGTCCTGAAAAGCGATCGGGGTGTGCCGCTGCGCCTCTCCGATGTCGCTCGCGTCGAACTCGGTCCCGACGAGCGGCGCGGTATCACCGAACTCAACGGCGAGGGCGAGGTCGCGAGCGGCATCATCCTGCAACGCTTCGGCGCCAATGCACTTGCCGTCATCGAGCATGCCAAGGCGCGGCTTGCCGAGGTCGCGGCGAACCTGCCGGGAGGGGCCGAGATCGTGCCGGTCTATGACCGCTCCGGGCTGATCGAGCGAGCGATCGAGACGCTGAAAGGCACGCTGATCGAGGAGAGCATCATCGTCGCCCTGGTCTGCATCGTCTTCCTGCTTCATCTGCGCAGCGCCTTGGTCGCAATCATCATGCTGCCTGTCGGCATCCTGATGGCCTTCGCCGCGATGAAGGCGCTCGGCCTTGGCTCCAACATCATGAGCCTGGGCGGCATCGCTATCGCAGTCGGCGCCATGATCGATGCCGCCATCGTTATGATCGAGAACGCCCACAAGCATCTCGAACGGGCGCCGCCGGACAAGCCACGCGTCGACATCCTGATCGAGGCGGCCAGCGAAGTCGGGCCGGCGCTGTTCTTCAGCCTGCTCGTCATTACCGTCTCGTTCCTGCCGATCTTCACGCTGGAAGCGGAGGAAGGCCGCCTGTTCGGGCCGCTCGCCTACACCAAGACCTTCGCCATGGCGGCGGCCGCGCTCCTGTCGGTGACGCTCGTTCCCGCGCTGATGGTGATCTTCGTCAGGGGGCGGATCATTCCGGAAGCCAAGAACCCGATCAACCGGATGCTGATCGCGCTCTACCGCCCTCTGATCCGTGGCGTTCTGAAGGCCAAGACGCTAACGATCTTGGTTGCGGTGGCCGTCCTCGGGCTCAGTCTCTGGCCAGCTCGGCAACTCGGCTCGGAGTTCATGCCGACCCTCGACGAAGGCACGTTGATGTACATGCCAACCACGTTGCCCGGGATCTCCGTGACCAAGGCGGCCGAGCTGCTGCAAACCCAGAACCGGATCATTCGCTCGTTCCCGGAGGTTGCTTCGGTCTACGGCAAGGCCGGTCGCGCCCAGACTGCGACCGACCCCGCACCGACCGAGATGTTCGAGACCATCATCAATCTGAAGTCGAGGGCGGAATGGCGCGAAGGCGTCACGCTCGACAGCCTCAAGGCGGAGATGGACAAGGCCCTCCAGTTCCCGGGCGTCTCCAACGCCTGGACTCAGCCGATCCGCGCCCGCATCGATATGCTGGCGACGGGCATTCGCACGCCGATCGGGGTCAAGGTCTTCGGCACCGATCTCGTGCAGATGGAGGCGATCTCGCGCCAGATCGAGACCGTGCTGAAGGCTGTGCCGGGTACCAGCAGCGCCTATGCGGAGCGTGTCATCGGCGGCTACTTCCTCGACATCGTGCCCGACCGGATCGCGCTGGGGCGCTACGGGCTCTCCGTCGGCGATGTCCAGAGCGCGGTCGTGATGGCGATGGGCGGCGAGACCGTAACGACGACGGTCGAGGGCCGCGAGCGCTACGGGGTCGCCATTCGCTATCCACGCGACCTACGCTCCGACCCACAGGCGATCGCGCGCGAGGTTCAGGTCTCGACGCCCTCCGGTGCCAGCGTGCCGCTCGGCGAAGTCGCGAGCATCGACCGCAAGCGTGGCGCCACCTCGATCCGCACCGAGAACGGTGAGCTCGCGGTCTATATCTTCGTGGACACGGTCGGGCGCGATCTCGGCGGCTATGTCCGCGACGCCCAGAATGCGATCGCGCAGAGCGTCAAGCTGCCGACAGGCTACCGCATCGCCTGGAGCGGCCAGTTCGAATATCTCGAACGGGCGGAGGCGCGCCTCAAGCTGGTCGTCCCGGTGACGCTCGCGATCATATTCCTGCTGCTCTACCTGAACTTCCGCAAGCTGACGGAGACATTCATCGTCATGCTGTCGCTGCCGTTTGCCCTGGTCGGGGGAATCTGGCTGCTCTGGTGGCTTAGCTTCAACATGTCGGTCGCCGTGGCCGTCGGCTTCATCGCTCTCGCCGGCGTAGCCGCAGAGACCGGGGTGATCATGCTGATCTATCTCGACCACGCACTCGGTGAGGTGCGGGCGCGATGCGAAGCGGAGGGTCGGGTCTTCACGCGCGCGGACTTGCATGAGGCGATCATGCTGGGCGCCGTCGAGCGCGTCCGACCGAAGATCATGACGGTAGTCGCGATCATGGCGGGCCTGCTGCCGATCCTCTGGAATACCGGCACGGGCTCCGAGGTGATGCAGCGGATCGCCGTGCCGATGATCGGCGGCATGGTCTCCTCGACCGTGCTGACGCTGCTGGTAATCCCGGCGATCTACGGGCTGGTGAAGGGCTGGCGGCTTCTATCTGCTGAGGAAATCGAGAGCGTGGCAGCTCAGCCTTATGCCGGTGCAGCGGCAAGTTGCCATCGTTGA
- a CDS encoding DUF411 domain-containing protein: MQDGISTNRRGLIIGATHAFTALALAGTAVAETLPKMIVTRDPNCGCCGNWVEHIKAAGFPVDVVQVNDVMPLKARLGVPEALMSCHTAEIGGYVIEGHVPAEAVKRLLIERPKAIGLAVPGMPVGSPGMEVPGQAPQSYEIAIFSADKHHMFARYRGLQQI, from the coding sequence ATGCAGGACGGTATTTCAACGAACCGCCGTGGGCTGATAATCGGAGCGACGCACGCCTTCACAGCCTTGGCGCTGGCCGGAACGGCGGTAGCGGAAACACTGCCGAAGATGATCGTGACCCGCGATCCGAACTGCGGCTGTTGCGGCAATTGGGTCGAGCATATCAAGGCCGCGGGCTTTCCAGTCGACGTGGTCCAGGTCAATGACGTGATGCCCCTCAAGGCCAGACTTGGCGTACCGGAGGCTTTGATGTCGTGCCACACGGCCGAGATTGGCGGTTACGTCATCGAGGGACATGTCCCGGCTGAGGCGGTGAAGCGCCTGCTCATCGAGCGCCCGAAGGCGATCGGTCTCGCAGTTCCAGGCATGCCTGTCGGCTCGCCCGGCATGGAGGTGCCTGGCCAAGCGCCGCAGTCCTACGAGATCGCTATTTTTTCGGCCGACAAGCACCACATGTTTGCGCGCTATCGAGGGCTTCAGCAGATTTGA
- a CDS encoding Crp/Fnr family transcriptional regulator, whose protein sequence is MAAMAIFGPAGEKGRFQQAESLFQALRPTIRKLAAGETLFATGDATRGFFAVRNGQIRLARCSASGRETVLFVAGTGERFAEASLFAETYHCDAQAIIESTVACFPRTEALHLLQNDAAARLDLTADLARQVMELRSALTLRDVRSARERVLAYLVARTGADGRTVAIKGLLKDVAATIGLAPAVLYRTLAQLEAERVIRRSDGSIELT, encoded by the coding sequence ATGGCAGCGATGGCAATTTTCGGTCCGGCCGGTGAAAAGGGGCGATTTCAGCAGGCTGAATCGCTCTTCCAGGCGTTGAGGCCCACCATCCGAAAACTCGCAGCCGGCGAGACTCTGTTCGCAACCGGGGACGCGACCCGGGGCTTTTTCGCGGTCCGTAACGGGCAAATCCGTTTGGCGCGCTGCAGCGCGAGCGGACGCGAGACGGTCCTCTTCGTCGCCGGAACGGGCGAGCGCTTCGCCGAGGCTTCGCTTTTTGCCGAGACCTATCATTGCGATGCGCAGGCCATAATCGAGAGCACGGTCGCATGCTTCCCCAGGACGGAAGCGCTCCATTTGCTGCAGAACGATGCGGCTGCGCGGCTGGACCTGACGGCCGACCTTGCGCGCCAGGTCATGGAACTCCGATCTGCCTTGACCTTGCGCGATGTTCGCTCGGCGCGCGAGCGTGTGCTTGCCTATCTAGTCGCGCGGACCGGCGCGGATGGCCGGACTGTCGCCATCAAGGGACTGCTGAAAGATGTCGCGGCCACCATCGGCCTGGCGCCCGCGGTTCTCTATCGGACGCTGGCGCAGCTGGAAGCTGAACGGGTCATCCGGAGAAGCGACGGCTCGATTGAACTGACATGA